In Streptomyces sp. NBC_00224, the following are encoded in one genomic region:
- a CDS encoding trypsin-like peptidase domain-containing protein, with protein sequence MTGAQSRSADEVLASTVVRISGRGGAVCGAGALVAPDLVVTCAHVVSDALGRPRQEDVAAGAELTVDFPLAGNGSGNGAGTGNGAGAAGPNDGTPAPDRPRTATPTPTPTPTVTAVVEHWIPIRPDRTGDIAVLRLPEPVPGASPLPMADPDTVWEHGARAVGFTGGEPGEVWFRGKFSGATSEGWIQLSRADGQSAHVRRGFSGSPVWDNELGAAVGLVVAAQPEQDAQQAFVLSTRTLLREVPALAAVISPAPPFRGLATFQESDADVYFGRDDDIEEVVRALRGEHQTVTLYGPSGSGKSSLALAGVAPRMRQAGYDVLVVNAGRIASPRAAIATELYEQIRSGRYGLPARASGADQIETWLASLGLADTLHRATGSPSGRLLIVLDQAEALLDRTEDELAQAADLLFPAHPAPGSRVLLTLRSDFMDATLKHPRLGPALRGGATLPLTPMSRDQLRDVVVRPLERVPAVAYDPGLEQRILDDAGGEPGILPLLGFVLEQLWERRATGRLRSAAYEEMGGVRGALELHSERAWRDIVDPGTEPEALRLLTGLVRVHPGSETPLRRRLTRQEAGEERWALARAFAERRLLVLHGGEEEPETAELAHEALVTAWPALRQQVKADGEFLAGRAELVHDRRRWERGGRTADLLPGARQLAATEHWLGGGRERELSEQEREFLALARRRHRARRTRLRAAWTAAALVLALIAGLGTFLVYQSRVSDQRRAEARSRSLASMSRDLTQTDPGQAALAAIAAYEIAPTQEARSALLRRYDQFRNADWVLTGTQGKIDAVAMSADGTVTLVTTKAGRATLFVRARGRVLRTPLPGKVGAPMVSGDGRRVAYLGEKDGTLSWHEVNPVAREAEHLVGPARPIPGAFKTPERLGFVGSVGFAALSPSGARAVARDADGRLWLWDLRTKERRQLPPSGSKIQAVWYGPDENTLVTQRPGPSLQESTMVAVDIATGKTRQLVERASTDGGVVQLGLSGDGGVLVVCRAGATVSTPTYQAIRVADGRQIHSHTADSPCHGLAIDRTGTQYAVHQAGGWHLIDTRPGREMKPLLGPRVSSLTNMRLLGQEPAFTMVAWGEDDKAAAVTGWSLGMDTTDISSTPVLLGSGDRMLAHVGKKGEQLVLLDTTEESFDGPGPPRRLAEVTRDPATSPQPPGDVKVNRAQTLLADLVGRTTVMIRDTSTLREVARISTAEPPLDKDGKPEQVEYVFTTTDELVTVSGSLVEHWNARTGKRLSQPFEVGDTGVSKDKHPKFRLFRHPEPGHVQIIIPGDREVHLVDLRTGREDKRLRLGPDVIDAGFDSSGRYAAVRTGGDMVELWSVRTGGDPQKVYGPIGPLKRFDGFKAGFVGDTSEFFLANDTSVRFLQPSDPGRAQSYDFDESQTYVAGSPDAKALLRVGQDSRVDLLRLDPDRWKTRVCKVLGRDLDPEERRSLSGGLPKRICPAPTG encoded by the coding sequence GTGACGGGGGCTCAGTCACGGAGTGCGGACGAGGTGCTGGCCTCGACGGTCGTACGGATCTCGGGGCGCGGCGGCGCGGTCTGCGGCGCGGGCGCCCTCGTCGCACCCGATCTGGTGGTGACCTGCGCCCATGTGGTCTCGGACGCGCTGGGGCGGCCCCGTCAGGAGGACGTGGCGGCCGGAGCCGAGCTCACCGTCGACTTCCCGCTGGCCGGGAACGGGTCGGGGAACGGGGCCGGGACCGGGAACGGGGCCGGGGCGGCAGGTCCAAACGACGGCACCCCGGCCCCCGACCGGCCCCGAACCGCCACCCCTACCCCTACCCCCACCCCCACCGTCACCGCCGTCGTCGAGCACTGGATACCGATCCGCCCCGACCGCACCGGAGACATAGCCGTCCTCCGCCTGCCCGAGCCCGTCCCCGGCGCCTCGCCCCTCCCGATGGCCGACCCCGACACCGTCTGGGAGCACGGGGCTCGCGCCGTCGGTTTCACCGGCGGGGAGCCGGGCGAGGTGTGGTTCCGGGGGAAGTTCAGCGGGGCTACCAGCGAGGGCTGGATCCAGCTCTCCCGGGCCGACGGGCAGAGCGCCCACGTCAGACGGGGGTTCAGCGGCAGCCCCGTCTGGGACAACGAACTCGGCGCCGCCGTCGGCCTCGTGGTGGCCGCCCAGCCCGAACAGGACGCCCAGCAGGCCTTCGTGCTCAGCACCCGCACCCTGCTCAGGGAGGTGCCCGCGCTCGCTGCCGTCATCAGCCCAGCCCCGCCGTTCCGGGGGCTCGCCACGTTCCAGGAAAGCGACGCGGACGTCTACTTCGGCCGGGACGACGACATCGAAGAAGTGGTCCGGGCCCTGCGGGGCGAGCACCAGACTGTCACGCTGTACGGGCCCTCCGGCTCGGGCAAGTCGTCGCTGGCCCTGGCCGGAGTGGCCCCCCGGATGCGGCAGGCCGGATACGACGTGCTGGTGGTGAACGCCGGGCGCATCGCCTCCCCCCGGGCCGCGATCGCCACCGAGCTGTACGAGCAGATACGTTCCGGGCGGTACGGGCTGCCCGCCCGGGCCTCCGGCGCCGACCAGATCGAGACCTGGCTCGCCTCGCTGGGCCTCGCCGACACCCTCCACCGGGCTACGGGCAGCCCGTCCGGCAGGCTCCTGATCGTCCTCGACCAGGCCGAGGCCCTCCTCGACCGCACCGAGGACGAGCTCGCCCAAGCCGCCGACCTGCTCTTTCCCGCACACCCCGCACCGGGCTCGCGCGTCCTGCTCACCCTGCGCTCCGACTTCATGGACGCGACGCTCAAACACCCGCGCCTGGGCCCCGCGCTGCGCGGCGGCGCCACGCTCCCGCTGACGCCGATGTCCCGCGACCAGCTCCGCGACGTCGTCGTCCGGCCGCTGGAACGCGTCCCGGCCGTCGCGTACGACCCGGGCCTGGAGCAGCGCATCCTGGACGACGCGGGCGGCGAGCCGGGGATCCTGCCGCTGCTCGGCTTCGTACTGGAACAGCTGTGGGAGCGGCGGGCCACCGGACGGCTGCGCTCGGCGGCGTACGAGGAGATGGGCGGCGTACGCGGCGCGCTTGAGCTCCACTCCGAGCGGGCCTGGCGCGACATCGTGGACCCGGGGACGGAGCCCGAGGCGCTGCGGCTGCTCACCGGCCTGGTCCGGGTGCACCCCGGCAGCGAGACCCCGCTGCGCCGCAGACTCACCCGGCAGGAGGCGGGCGAGGAGCGGTGGGCGCTGGCGCGGGCGTTCGCCGAGCGGCGCCTGCTCGTGCTGCACGGCGGCGAGGAGGAGCCGGAGACCGCCGAACTCGCCCACGAGGCGCTGGTCACGGCCTGGCCCGCGCTGCGGCAGCAGGTCAAGGCCGACGGCGAGTTCCTGGCGGGCCGGGCGGAACTGGTCCACGACCGCCGGCGCTGGGAACGGGGTGGCCGGACCGCCGACCTGCTGCCCGGCGCGCGCCAGCTCGCGGCAACCGAGCACTGGCTGGGCGGCGGGCGGGAGCGCGAACTGAGCGAGCAGGAACGGGAGTTCCTCGCCCTCGCCCGCCGCCGCCACCGTGCCCGTCGCACCCGGCTGCGCGCAGCCTGGACCGCCGCCGCCCTGGTGCTCGCGCTGATCGCCGGGCTCGGCACCTTCCTGGTCTACCAGTCGCGGGTCAGCGACCAGCGCCGGGCGGAGGCCCGCTCGCGCTCCCTGGCCAGCATGTCGCGCGACCTCACCCAGACCGACCCGGGACAGGCCGCCCTGGCCGCGATCGCCGCGTACGAAATCGCCCCCACACAGGAGGCCCGCAGCGCGCTGCTGCGCCGGTACGACCAGTTCAGGAACGCGGACTGGGTGCTGACGGGCACTCAGGGGAAGATCGACGCGGTCGCGATGAGCGCGGACGGCACGGTGACGCTGGTGACGACCAAGGCGGGCCGCGCGACGCTGTTCGTACGGGCCCGGGGCAGGGTGCTGCGCACACCGCTGCCGGGCAAGGTCGGCGCGCCGATGGTGAGCGGGGACGGCCGACGGGTCGCCTACCTGGGGGAGAAGGACGGCACGCTGTCGTGGCACGAGGTGAATCCGGTGGCTCGGGAAGCGGAGCACCTGGTGGGGCCCGCGCGACCGATCCCCGGCGCCTTCAAGACCCCCGAGCGGCTGGGGTTCGTGGGCTCGGTCGGCTTCGCGGCCCTGTCCCCGAGCGGTGCCCGGGCGGTCGCGAGGGACGCCGACGGGCGGCTGTGGCTGTGGGACTTGCGTACGAAAGAGCGACGGCAACTGCCACCGTCCGGGTCCAAGATCCAGGCGGTCTGGTACGGCCCCGACGAGAACACCCTGGTGACCCAGCGGCCCGGCCCCTCGCTCCAGGAGTCGACGATGGTGGCGGTCGACATCGCCACGGGAAAGACACGCCAGTTGGTGGAACGGGCCAGTACGGACGGGGGCGTCGTACAGCTCGGCCTGTCCGGCGACGGCGGCGTCCTCGTCGTCTGCCGGGCGGGCGCCACCGTGAGCACCCCCACCTACCAGGCCATCCGGGTCGCGGACGGCCGCCAGATCCACAGCCACACCGCAGACTCGCCCTGCCACGGCCTGGCCATCGACCGTACGGGGACGCAGTACGCGGTGCACCAGGCCGGCGGCTGGCACCTCATCGACACCCGCCCGGGCAGGGAGATGAAGCCGCTGCTCGGCCCTCGGGTCTCGTCCCTCACCAACATGCGACTCCTCGGCCAGGAGCCCGCCTTCACCATGGTCGCCTGGGGCGAGGACGACAAGGCCGCCGCCGTCACCGGGTGGTCGCTGGGCATGGACACCACCGATATCTCCAGCACGCCGGTGCTGCTCGGCAGCGGCGACAGGATGCTTGCCCACGTGGGCAAGAAAGGCGAGCAGTTGGTGCTGCTGGACACGACCGAGGAGTCGTTCGACGGCCCCGGCCCGCCGCGCCGCCTGGCCGAGGTGACACGCGACCCGGCGACGTCCCCACAGCCGCCGGGCGATGTGAAGGTCAACCGGGCACAGACACTGCTGGCCGACCTCGTCGGCCGCACCACGGTGATGATCCGGGACACCTCCACCCTGCGCGAGGTGGCGCGGATCAGCACGGCCGAGCCGCCCCTCGACAAGGACGGCAAGCCCGAGCAGGTGGAGTACGTGTTCACCACCACCGACGAACTCGTCACCGTCTCCGGCAGCCTGGTCGAGCACTGGAACGCCCGCACCGGAAAGCGTTTGTCGCAACCGTTCGAGGTGGGCGACACGGGGGTGAGCAAGGACAAGCACCCCAAGTTCAGGCTGTTCCGCCACCCCGAGCCGGGCCACGTACAAATCATCATCCCCGGAGACCGGGAGGTACACCTCGTCGACCTGCGAACGGGCCGCGAGGACAAGAGACTTCGCCTGGGACCGGACGTGATCGACGCGGGCTTCGACAGCAGCGGACGGTACGCGGCGGTGCGCACGGGCGGCGACATGGTGGAACTGTGGTCGGTACGGACCGGCGGAGACCCGCAGAAGGTGTACGGGCCGATCGGCCCGCTGAAGCGGTTCGACGGCTTCAAGGCCGGATTCGTGGGCGACACCTCCGAATTCTTCCTGGCCAACGACACCTCCGTACGCTTCCTCCAGCCGTCCGACCCCGGCCGGGCCCAGTCGTACGACTTCGACGAATCCCAGACCTACGTCGCGGGCTCCCCGGACGCCAAGGCGCTGCTGCGGGTCGGCCAGGACTCGCGGGTGGACCTGCTCCGCCTCGACCCCGACCGCTGGAAGACCCGCGTGTGCAAGGTCCTGGGCCGCGACCTCGACCCGGAGGAGCGCCGGAGCCTGTCGGGCGGCCTGCCGAAGCGGATCTGCCCGGCGCCCACCGGGTGA